A stretch of the Desulfobacter sp. genome encodes the following:
- a CDS encoding IS4 family transposase, with the protein MTHISVPKKQLRSLNFDNFRCPLIKSLSKAPELQSRGDRPLKMTFEDQINALVYFHLQEHKSARHLIQDLKENVFAKENIAPDGGISRSSFCEAINHRGLEQLQFIFEDLYKQALECHPGEHAELGELVSIDGSLINAVLSMHWANYRKGSKKAKVHCGFDINHGIPNKIFLTEGNGAERTFVPKILSKGQTGVMDRGYQSHKEFDLLQEQGKHFVCRIKTRTTRTIIDNHETPSDSYIFYDALVKLGTPNQNQTKRPVRVVGYKIAGVKYYVATDRHDLTAEQIATIYKLRWTIEDFFKWWKEHLKVYHLIARSEYGLMVQILGGLITYLLLAIHCQKQFNEKVTIKRVRQLRTAILNDLFGCEEQGSHSSNRDNIVKDQKIIEQAKT; encoded by the coding sequence ATGACGCACATCTCAGTCCCTAAAAAACAACTACGGTCCCTGAACTTTGACAATTTCAGGTGCCCTCTGATAAAGTCACTTTCAAAAGCACCGGAATTACAATCTCGAGGAGACCGCCCTTTAAAAATGACATTCGAAGACCAGATAAATGCTTTGGTTTATTTCCATCTTCAGGAGCACAAGTCTGCCCGACATTTAATTCAGGATCTCAAGGAGAATGTTTTTGCTAAAGAAAATATTGCGCCAGACGGTGGTATCAGCCGTAGTAGTTTCTGTGAAGCCATCAATCACAGGGGACTCGAACAACTGCAATTTATCTTTGAGGATCTTTATAAACAGGCTCTTGAGTGTCATCCGGGTGAACACGCCGAGTTAGGAGAGTTGGTTTCCATTGACGGTAGTCTCATAAATGCAGTCCTTTCAATGCACTGGGCGAACTACAGAAAAGGAAGTAAAAAAGCCAAAGTACATTGCGGATTTGACATTAATCACGGAATCCCAAACAAAATCTTTTTGACTGAAGGCAACGGCGCTGAACGCACTTTTGTTCCCAAAATACTTTCCAAGGGGCAAACAGGTGTTATGGATCGTGGATATCAATCCCATAAAGAATTTGACCTGCTTCAGGAGCAAGGCAAACATTTTGTCTGCCGTATAAAAACCAGGACAACAAGAACAATTATTGATAACCACGAGACCCCTTCCGACAGCTACATTTTTTATGATGCACTGGTTAAACTTGGTACTCCGAATCAAAACCAGACGAAAAGGCCTGTTCGGGTTGTTGGCTATAAAATTGCTGGCGTCAAATACTATGTGGCAACTGACAGGCATGATTTAACAGCGGAACAAATAGCAACAATTTATAAACTCCGGTGGACCATTGAGGATTTTTTCAAATGGTGGAAAGAACATCTGAAGGTATATCATCTCATTGCCCGCAGTGAATACGGCCTTATGGTTCAGATTCTTGGCGGCCTTATCACTTACCTGTTACTGGCAATCCATTGCCAAAAACAGTTTAATGAAAAGGTCACGATCAAAAGAGTTCGGCAGCTGCGAACCGCCATTCTAAATGACCTGTTTGGCTGCGAGGAGCAGGGCTCTCATAGTTCAAACAGGGACAATATTGTCAAAGATCAAAAAATTATTGAGCAAGCAAAAACCTAA
- a CDS encoding threonylcarbamoyl-AMP synthase: MSEQPQPLNILRVNILCPEDSVIQKAKNRLVQHGVVIFPAHCLYGVAANALDPRAVERVFLLKQRPKNNPLLVLVKDLDSISPMVKSIPDPAKRLMENFWPGRLTIVFEAADHICPLLTAQTGKIGIRLPGHPVARALVEAVDFPVTGTSANLSGEPGCTQTCALDPSIITNADLILDAGRLQGGAGSTIVDVSAGPVKILRHGSIPARQILACLG, translated from the coding sequence ATGTCTGAACAGCCCCAGCCCTTAAATATCCTCCGGGTGAACATCCTTTGCCCGGAGGATTCTGTTATACAAAAGGCCAAAAACCGCCTTGTTCAACACGGAGTGGTGATTTTTCCGGCCCATTGCCTTTACGGGGTGGCGGCCAATGCCCTGGATCCCAGGGCCGTGGAACGGGTCTTCCTGCTCAAACAGCGTCCCAAGAACAATCCCCTCCTGGTATTGGTCAAAGACCTGGACAGCATAAGCCCAATGGTAAAATCCATCCCGGATCCGGCCAAACGACTCATGGAAAATTTCTGGCCGGGCAGGCTCACCATTGTTTTTGAGGCGGCAGACCATATTTGCCCTCTTCTCACCGCCCAGACCGGGAAAATCGGCATCCGCCTGCCAGGCCATCCCGTGGCCCGGGCCCTGGTGGAAGCGGTTGATTTTCCTGTCACCGGCACCAGTGCAAACCTGTCAGGAGAGCCTGGGTGCACCCAGACCTGCGCCCTTGACCCTTCCATTATAACCAACGCCGACCTGATCCTGGATGCCGGAAGACTTCAGGGCGGTGCAGGCTCCACCATTGTCGATGTCAGCGCCGGCCCGGTTAAAATTCTCCGCCATGGGAGTATCCCTGCCCGACAGATCCTTGCCTGCCTTGGCTGA
- the purD gene encoding phosphoribosylamine--glycine ligase translates to MKILVVGSGGREHTLVWKISQSPMVDKIYCAPGNAGTQTLAENVDINAEDIERLAAFAKDNEIDLTVVGPEGPLVAGIVDVFKEKGLGVFGPSKAGAKLEGSKVFSKNHMLKYGIPCAMGKAFTDPDKAKTYANALGAPCVVKADGLAAGKGVIVCTSVEQAHEAIDGMLQENSFGDAGAIVVVEECLRGEEASFICLTDGKTVLPLPESQDHKRIFDNDKGPNTGGMGAYSPAPVLDHYLRTKAMNEVMIPAVQGMAKEGTPFTGVLYAGLMVEKDQIKVLEFNTRLGDPETQPILMRLENDLVPLMEACGNGTLHNHTTRIDPRAAMCVVISSGGYPGDYDIGHEITGLDEANKVKDTVVFHAGTAMDKDQVVSAGGRVLGVTSLGTTVEEAINTAYEACGKIAFKDHFLRKDIGAKALKRMAIPPQVGVIMGSDSDFPVMEKALVMLKRFDIPYYVTVASAHRTPEQASQLAIEAREKGIKVIICGAGHAAHLAGVIAAHTTLPVLGVPIDSSALQGMDALLATVQMPPGIPVSTMAIGKSGAHNAGITAAQIIGVSDPVVAEKLDAFKKEMAAKVVKKAQSFA, encoded by the coding sequence CGGCACCCAGACCCTGGCTGAAAATGTGGACATCAATGCCGAAGATATAGAGCGCCTTGCCGCCTTTGCCAAAGACAATGAGATTGATCTCACAGTTGTCGGGCCCGAAGGCCCTCTTGTCGCAGGAATTGTGGATGTATTCAAAGAAAAGGGCCTGGGGGTTTTCGGCCCGTCCAAGGCCGGGGCAAAACTTGAAGGCTCAAAGGTCTTTTCCAAAAACCATATGCTCAAATACGGTATTCCCTGTGCCATGGGCAAGGCCTTTACCGACCCTGACAAGGCCAAGACCTATGCCAATGCCTTGGGAGCACCCTGCGTGGTCAAGGCAGACGGGCTTGCCGCAGGCAAGGGCGTTATTGTCTGCACCTCTGTTGAACAGGCCCATGAGGCCATTGACGGAATGCTCCAGGAAAACAGCTTTGGAGATGCCGGCGCCATTGTTGTGGTGGAAGAATGCCTTCGGGGTGAAGAGGCCTCTTTTATCTGCCTGACCGATGGAAAAACCGTGCTGCCCCTGCCGGAATCCCAGGATCACAAACGGATTTTCGACAATGACAAAGGCCCGAACACCGGCGGCATGGGCGCATACTCCCCTGCCCCGGTTCTGGACCATTATCTTCGCACCAAGGCCATGAACGAGGTCATGATCCCGGCGGTTCAGGGCATGGCCAAAGAGGGGACGCCCTTTACCGGGGTTCTCTATGCAGGCCTTATGGTGGAAAAAGACCAGATCAAGGTATTGGAATTTAACACCCGCCTTGGAGATCCTGAAACCCAGCCCATTCTCATGCGCCTTGAAAACGATCTGGTCCCCCTGATGGAAGCCTGCGGCAACGGCACCCTGCACAACCATACAACCCGGATCGATCCCAGGGCAGCCATGTGCGTGGTCATTTCCTCGGGCGGTTACCCAGGAGACTATGACATTGGCCATGAAATCACAGGGCTTGATGAGGCCAACAAGGTCAAAGATACCGTTGTTTTCCACGCCGGAACCGCCATGGACAAGGATCAAGTGGTTTCAGCCGGAGGCAGGGTTTTAGGTGTCACCTCCCTTGGCACCACGGTTGAAGAGGCCATTAACACGGCCTATGAGGCCTGCGGGAAAATTGCCTTTAAAGATCATTTCCTGAGAAAAGATATCGGTGCAAAAGCCCTGAAGCGCATGGCCATTCCCCCCCAGGTCGGAGTGATCATGGGATCGGATTCCGACTTTCCTGTCATGGAAAAGGCCTTGGTCATGCTCAAACGATTTGATATCCCCTATTACGTGACCGTGGCATCTGCCCACAGGACCCCGGAACAGGCATCCCAACTGGCCATTGAGGCCCGTGAAAAAGGCATCAAAGTCATCATCTGCGGGGCAGGACATGCCGCCCATCTGGCCGGGGTCATTGCCGCCCACACCACCCTGCCCGTGCTCGGGGTGCCCATTGACTCCTCGGCGCTCCAGGGAATGGATGCCCTGCTGGCAACGGTTCAAATGCCGCCGGGCATTCCAGTGTCCACCATGGCCATAGGCAAATCCGGGGCCCATAACGCAGGCATCACCGCAGCCCAGATCATCGGGGTATCAGACCCTGTGGTCGCTGAAAAACTTGATGCCTTTAAAAAAGAGATGGCCGCAAAAGTGGTTAAAAAGGCCCAGTCCTTTGCCTGA